The following coding sequences lie in one Candidatus Poribacteria bacterium genomic window:
- a CDS encoding VCBS repeat-containing protein codes for MRAVVLLAWLAASAAGADVRFEHVVIDREFWGDCKAIGDLNGDRLADLVLANRDWLIWYPAPEWNRVVITRDASNFTTDMELGDVDADGDLDVVVPDGSAGILRWYENPMPAGDPSSDPWAPHLIGVHNEHAHDLELADVDGDGRLDVVTRPKGSHLCLGTRIGRCMEAYDVRVPRRRRPRDRRP; via the coding sequence ATGCGTGCCGTGGTTCTGCTCGCGTGGCTGGCGGCATCCGCTGCGGGCGCGGACGTGCGCTTCGAGCATGTCGTCATCGACCGCGAGTTCTGGGGCGACTGCAAGGCGATCGGCGACCTTAACGGCGACAGGCTTGCCGACCTGGTTCTCGCCAACCGCGACTGGCTCATCTGGTATCCCGCTCCTGAGTGGAACCGAGTCGTCATCACACGCGACGCCAGCAACTTCACGACCGACATGGAGCTTGGCGACGTGGACGCCGACGGCGACCTGGACGTCGTCGTGCCAGATGGCTCCGCCGGCATCCTCCGCTGGTACGAGAACCCCATGCCCGCAGGCGATCCGAGCTCCGACCCATGGGCTCCCCACCTGATTGGCGTCCACAACGAACACGCGCACGACCTGGAGCTCGCCGACGTCGACGGGGACGGCCGTCTCGACGTGGTCACGAGGCCCAAGGGATCGCATCTTTGTCTGGGCACGCGAATCGGGCGATGTATGGAAGCATACGACGTTCGCGTGCCCCGACGGCGAAGGCCTCGCGACCGGCGACCTTGA
- the purL gene encoding phosphoribosylformylglycinamidine synthase subunit PurL, whose translation MPANVGTIPLRDATDDELLDISRRGTLSLNLTEMRAVQAYYRSKGRDATDVELETIAQTWSEHCVHKTFRGVIEYREGESVEVIDSILRSTIARVTRELDSDFCVSVFKDNAGIVRFSDDYHIAFKVETHNHPSAIEPYGGAGTGIGGVIRDILGTGLGAKPILNTDVFCFGLPDASYDDLPNGVLHPRRIFKGVVSGVRDYGNRMGIPTANGAILFDPRYTANPLVFAGTVGIIPIDRVEKGAKPGDLILAVGGRTGRDGIHGATFSSLELDETSESLGSVVQIGNPIVEKMVSDTLLQARDLELYRDVTDCGAGGFSSAVGEMGKDIGARVHLERVPLKYAGLLPWEIWLSEAQERMVLAVPPENRDAILDVFRAENVEATVLGEFTDTGRLEVFFEDERVADIDMEFLHDGIPRAMKQAVWNPPTRRDPQFPEPADLTEALRAILAAPNVASKEWVVRQYDHEVQGGLVLKPLVGASDDGPGDACVVQPVLGEPEGVIVANGINPKYGDIDPYWMAALAIDEALRNVVAVGGSRTRTALLDNFSWGNPDKPDRLAGLVRASKACYDIAKAYETPFISGKDSLYNEYRDGRTGEQVAIPGTLLISAICVVPDVEKVVSMDAKAPGEVVYVLGRTYRELGGSHYYALLGEVGASVPQVRPDEGRRSMDALHAAIQAGLVSAAHDCSEGGIAVAAAEMAFAGGFGMALSVEGVPVADRLIRADEILFSESASRFIVTVKPEDADRFESVLASHGAAFGRIGTVTASDRFVVRRDDGSECVSASIDDLKAAWKGTFAW comes from the coding sequence ATGCCCGCGAACGTCGGCACGATCCCGCTGCGCGACGCGACGGACGACGAATTGCTCGACATCAGCCGTCGCGGGACGCTCTCGCTGAATCTGACGGAGATGCGCGCGGTTCAGGCGTACTACCGGTCGAAGGGGCGAGACGCGACGGACGTCGAGCTGGAAACCATCGCCCAGACGTGGTCGGAGCACTGCGTCCACAAGACGTTCCGAGGCGTCATCGAGTATCGCGAGGGCGAGAGCGTCGAGGTGATCGACAGCATCCTCCGCAGCACCATCGCCCGCGTGACGCGCGAGCTCGACTCCGACTTCTGCGTGTCCGTGTTCAAGGACAACGCGGGGATCGTCCGGTTCAGCGACGACTACCACATCGCTTTCAAGGTCGAAACGCACAATCACCCGTCCGCCATCGAGCCGTACGGCGGCGCAGGAACCGGCATCGGCGGAGTCATCCGAGACATCCTGGGAACCGGCCTGGGCGCCAAGCCGATCCTGAACACCGACGTGTTCTGCTTCGGCCTGCCGGATGCCTCGTACGACGACCTGCCGAATGGCGTGCTCCATCCGCGCCGCATCTTCAAGGGCGTCGTCTCTGGCGTGCGGGACTACGGGAACCGCATGGGAATCCCGACGGCGAACGGCGCGATCCTGTTCGATCCGCGCTATACCGCGAATCCGCTCGTCTTTGCCGGGACGGTAGGGATCATTCCCATCGACCGCGTCGAGAAGGGCGCGAAGCCCGGCGACCTGATTCTCGCCGTCGGCGGGCGCACGGGCAGGGACGGCATCCACGGCGCGACCTTCTCGTCGCTGGAGCTCGATGAGACGTCCGAATCGCTGGGAAGCGTCGTGCAGATCGGCAACCCGATCGTCGAGAAGATGGTCAGCGACACGTTGCTGCAAGCGCGCGACTTGGAACTCTATCGGGACGTGACCGACTGCGGCGCGGGGGGGTTCTCGTCGGCGGTCGGGGAGATGGGCAAGGACATCGGCGCGCGGGTTCACTTGGAGCGCGTGCCGCTGAAATACGCCGGTCTGCTGCCGTGGGAGATATGGCTCTCCGAGGCGCAGGAGCGGATGGTTCTGGCGGTTCCGCCGGAGAACCGGGACGCGATCCTGGACGTGTTCCGGGCGGAGAACGTCGAAGCGACGGTTCTCGGGGAGTTCACGGACACAGGCCGGCTGGAGGTTTTCTTCGAGGACGAGCGCGTCGCTGACATCGATATGGAGTTCCTGCACGACGGCATCCCGCGTGCGATGAAGCAGGCGGTCTGGAACCCGCCGACGCGGCGCGACCCACAGTTCCCGGAGCCTGCCGACCTGACCGAAGCCCTCCGTGCGATCCTCGCGGCGCCGAACGTCGCCAGCAAGGAGTGGGTCGTCCGGCAATACGACCACGAGGTGCAGGGCGGTCTGGTTCTGAAGCCGCTGGTTGGCGCGTCCGACGACGGACCCGGCGACGCATGCGTCGTGCAGCCCGTTCTCGGTGAACCCGAAGGCGTGATCGTCGCCAACGGGATCAACCCGAAGTACGGCGACATCGACCCGTATTGGATGGCGGCTCTCGCCATCGACGAGGCGCTGCGGAATGTCGTCGCCGTCGGTGGATCGCGGACACGGACGGCGCTGCTCGACAACTTCAGTTGGGGGAACCCGGACAAGCCCGACCGGCTGGCGGGACTCGTCCGCGCGTCCAAGGCGTGCTATGACATCGCCAAGGCGTACGAGACGCCCTTCATCTCCGGCAAGGACAGCCTCTACAACGAGTACCGCGATGGACGTACTGGCGAACAGGTCGCGATACCGGGGACGCTGCTCATCTCGGCGATCTGCGTGGTGCCCGATGTCGAGAAGGTCGTGTCCATGGACGCCAAGGCTCCGGGCGAGGTCGTCTACGTTCTCGGACGGACCTACCGCGAGCTTGGGGGCTCCCACTATTACGCCCTGCTCGGTGAGGTCGGAGCGAGCGTGCCGCAGGTGCGTCCCGATGAGGGCCGGCGGAGCATGGACGCCCTCCACGCTGCCATCCAGGCGGGGCTGGTCAGCGCGGCGCACGACTGCTCGGAGGGCGGTATCGCGGTCGCAGCGGCGGAGATGGCGTTCGCTGGCGGCTTTGGCATGGCGCTGTCCGTCGAGGGTGTGCCGGTCGCGGATAGGCTGATCCGAGCAGACGAGATTCTGTTCTCGGAGTCGGCGAGCCGATTCATCGTCACGGTGAAGCCCGAGGACGCGGACCGGTTCGAGAGCGTGCTGGCGTCACACGGAGCGGCCTTCGGACGGATCGGAACCGTGACGGCGTCGGATCGGTTCGTCGTCCGCCGAGACGACGGCTCCGAGTGCGTCTCCGCGTCCATTGACGACCTGAAAGCCGCGTGGAAGGGCACGTTCGCTTGGTGA
- a CDS encoding VCBS repeat-containing protein, translating to MASTTNTRTTWSSPTSTGTAVSTWSRGPRDRIFVWARESGDVWKHTTFACPDGEGLATGDLDGDGSPDIVVASRWYRRANGAWTEHAYADWRHGDTSVKVGDINGDGRADIVLTPSEGTARLVWFEAPEDPTTSGWREHVVQDPIAFTHSLELADVDGDGALDIVTAEMAQSDDPDEVLVFFNAGGGHSWRRQVVAATGSHNLRVGDLDADGDIDLYGSNWQDPPVGRVEFWRNLSR from the coding sequence TTGGCGTCCACAACGAACACGCGCACGACCTGGAGCTCGCCGACGTCGACGGGGACGGCCGTCTCGACGTGGTCACGAGGCCCAAGGGATCGCATCTTTGTCTGGGCACGCGAATCGGGCGATGTATGGAAGCATACGACGTTCGCGTGCCCCGACGGCGAAGGCCTCGCGACCGGCGACCTTGACGGCGATGGGTCACCGGACATCGTCGTTGCGAGTCGATGGTACCGCCGCGCCAACGGTGCGTGGACGGAGCATGCCTACGCCGACTGGCGTCATGGCGATACATCCGTGAAGGTCGGAGATATCAACGGCGATGGCAGAGCCGACATCGTCCTGACGCCATCGGAAGGAACCGCGCGTCTTGTGTGGTTCGAGGCTCCCGAAGACCCCACGACGAGCGGATGGCGCGAGCATGTCGTCCAGGACCCGATCGCGTTCACGCACTCTCTGGAGCTCGCCGACGTGGACGGCGACGGAGCGCTGGATATCGTGACCGCGGAGATGGCGCAGTCGGACGACCCGGATGAAGTGCTCGTCTTCTTCAATGCCGGCGGGGGCCATTCATGGCGGCGCCAGGTCGTGGCGGCGACGGGCTCGCACAACCTGCGCGTCGGCGATCTAGACGCCGACGGTGATATCGATCTCTACGGCTCCAACTGGCAGGACCCGCCCGTCGGACGCGTCGAGTTCTGGCGGAACCTTTCGCGCTGA
- a CDS encoding DUF2961 domain-containing protein: protein MTPFNGLGMHPGNLWRLSNARTRSISAENPGGAKGRGGMATEGTGASCARDLGVGWKVSPSVVIRAGETYTIADIAGPGAIQSMWLSGDVSRKGPVARYYILRIYWDDQEAPSVETPIADFFASGWGRFAQINSQMVAVNPNRAYNCFWEMPFRKRCRITLENRHTEPLTHYYQVNYTLTDVPDDAAYFHAQFRRTNPLPYKQPYTILEGVAGQGQYVGTALAWGVNNTGWWGEGEIKFFLDGDGEFPTICGTGTEDYFGGAYNWDVDGQYTAYSTPYMGMCPVIRPDGTYQSQQRFSMYRWHVVDPVRFEGDIRVTIQALGWRSGGRYLPLQDDIASVAYWYQTLPTPAFPSLPDVDALEII, encoded by the coding sequence ATGACGCCATTCAACGGGCTCGGCATGCATCCGGGGAACCTGTGGCGTCTCTCGAACGCCCGTACGCGGTCGATCAGCGCCGAAAACCCCGGCGGCGCGAAGGGCAGGGGCGGCATGGCAACCGAGGGAACGGGCGCGTCGTGCGCTCGCGACCTCGGCGTCGGGTGGAAGGTATCGCCGAGCGTCGTTATCCGGGCTGGCGAGACGTACACCATCGCCGACATCGCGGGCCCCGGGGCGATCCAGTCGATGTGGCTGAGCGGCGACGTGTCGCGCAAGGGCCCGGTGGCACGGTACTACATCCTGCGCATCTACTGGGACGACCAGGAAGCGCCGTCTGTCGAGACGCCCATCGCCGACTTCTTCGCGTCAGGGTGGGGGCGGTTTGCCCAGATCAACTCGCAGATGGTCGCCGTCAATCCTAACCGCGCCTACAACTGCTTCTGGGAGATGCCCTTCCGTAAGCGATGCCGCATCACGCTGGAGAACCGGCACACCGAGCCGCTGACGCACTACTACCAGGTCAACTACACGCTGACTGATGTGCCGGATGATGCCGCTTACTTCCACGCCCAGTTCCGCCGGACGAACCCTCTGCCCTACAAGCAGCCCTATACGATCCTCGAAGGCGTCGCGGGACAGGGTCAATACGTCGGAACGGCGCTGGCGTGGGGTGTCAACAACACCGGCTGGTGGGGCGAGGGCGAGATCAAGTTCTTCCTCGACGGCGACGGCGAGTTCCCGACCATCTGCGGAACCGGCACCGAGGACTACTTCGGCGGAGCCTACAACTGGGACGTCGATGGGCAGTACACCGCCTACTCGACGCCCTACATGGGCATGTGCCCTGTGATCCGACCGGACGGGACCTATCAGTCGCAGCAGCGGTTCAGCATGTACCGGTGGCATGTCGTCGATCCGGTCCGGTTCGAGGGAGACATTCGCGTGACGATCCAGGCTCTGGGATGGCGCAGCGGCGGGCGGTATCTGCCGTTGCAGGACGATATCGCATCCGTCGCGTACTGGTACCAGACGCTGCCGACGCCAGCGTTCCCGTCGCTCCCTGATGTCGACGCCCTGGAGATCATCTGA